In a single window of the Drosophila albomicans strain 15112-1751.03 chromosome 3, ASM965048v2, whole genome shotgun sequence genome:
- the LOC117569934 gene encoding RNA-binding protein cabeza: protein MVDPNRKINRLPEKDVSFLEECESEFALRYTTDDAEFMAHCAKPVPEPPLVDNWMGGGGGGGGGGGGGGGGGHNSYNNRYNGGQRRGGGNRGWHRRGGGGHDRYRDNRNYRHEEYPRRDRGGGGGGRDGGGGYGDRRHRNEPSQSGPTGPPMNVRRDYGNFVPASRD, encoded by the exons atggTTGATCCCAACCGCAAAATTAACCGACTGCCAGAGAAAGATGTTAGTTTTCTAGAGGAATGTGAGTCAGAATTTGCCTTGCGCTACACCACAGACGATGCTGAATTTATGGCGCACTGTGCCAAGCCCGTGCCCGAGCCACCGCTGGTAGACAACTGGATGGGcggtggtggaggaggaggaggaggtggcgGCGGAGGAGGCGGCGGTGGTCACAATTCATATAATAATCGCTACAATGGAGGTCAACGTCGAGGCGGCGGCAATCGTGGATGGCATAGACGTGGTGGCGGCGGTCATGACCGTTATAGAG ATAACCGAAACTATCGACATGAGGAGTATCCTCGCAGAGAtcgcggtggcggtggcggcggcagAGACGGAGGTGGAGGATATGGAGATCGCAGACATCGCAATGAACCGTCACAGAGCGGACCAACTGGTCCGCCCATGAATGTGAGGCGAGACTACGGCAACTTTGTGCCCGCCTCGCGAGATTAG
- the LOC117572060 gene encoding 39S ribosomal protein L23, mitochondrial, with translation MSTRWYPIYQRGNPQLRVFLPNFWMKLVRPTEEQPANVVTFAVSTQMTKHDVKNYLEKIYKIPVVDVRTRIALGDTKRDQVYGYITKNEDVKLAYVTMPKNEAFTFPDLFANKAEKQEKDEKSMDESKQGFRKFLDRNKKRPGTPGWYSI, from the exons ATGTCCACACGCTGGTATCCGATTTATCAACGCGGAAATCCGCAACTGCGAGTTTTCCTACCAAACTTCTGGATGAAACTGGTGCGACCCACCGAGGAGCAGCCGGCTAATGTTGTCACATTTGCGGTGTCCACACAAATGACCAAACATGATGTGAAAAACTATTTggaaaaaatttacaaaattccCGTGGTGGATGTGCGCACACGTATAGCACTAGGCGACACCAAGCGGGATCAGGTATATGGCTACATCACCAAGAACGAGGATGTCAAGTTGGCTTATGTAACCATG CCCAAAAACGAAGCTTTTACGTTTCCCGACCTGTTTGCCAACAAGGCAGAGAAACAAGAGAAGGATGAAAAGTCTATGGACGAGTCCAAGCAAGGATTCCGCAAATTCTTGGATCGCAATAAGAAGCGACCTGGCACGCCAGGATGGTACTCTATTTAG
- the LOC117572059 gene encoding uncharacterized protein C7orf50 homolog isoform X1: protein MARTELEPKKQKRKSKKRKHEATQGSSDDEVANKSLIVDEQPEETQVEPEERVKIGKASKRKQQKQDVTAIKEKRSKQSEETNEDVEGDEVEGPTAEQLEEAAKPENTNAIVTVRQKKKQKHLKRLEEQKDQNADKESKRNEEYLKKWKDNRKEWKFEKLRQISIQQTAFDEQKVSEELWPIALEYLASSKGAAKTMLTKLADDVIQELDKKCEQLEDEAERKIIVESSRYQRARNLLQNFD from the exons ATGGCACGTACTGAACTGGagcccaaaaaacaaaagcgtaAATCGAAGAAACGCAAGCATGAGGCAACGCAAGGCAGCAGCGACGACGAGgtggcaaacaaaagtttGATCGTGGACGAGCAACCAGAGGAAACTCAAGTGGAACCAGAGGAAAGAGTAAAGA TAGGCAAGGCATCTAaacgaaagcaacaaaagcaagacGTTACAGCGATCAAAGAGAAACGCAGCAAGCAATCAGAAGAAACCAATGAAGATGTTGAAGGCGATGAGGTCGAGGGTCCGACTGCAGAGCAGCTAGAAGAGGCAGCGAAACCAGAGAACACTAATGCTATTGTAACGGTACGccaaaagaagaagcagaaacaTTTAAAGCGACTAGAAGAGCAAAAGGATCAAAATGCCGACAAGGAATCCAAGCGCAATGAGGAGTACTTAAAGAAATGGAAAGACAATCGAAAGGAATGGAAGTTCGAAAAACTGCGACAGATATCCATACAACAAACTGCCTTCGACGAACAAAAGGTATCTGAAGAGCTGTGGCCCATTGCTCTTGAGTATCTGGCGAGTTCCAAAGGTGCGGCGAAGACAATGCTAACGAAGTTGGCTGACGATGTTATCCAAGAGTTGGACAAAAAGTGTGAGCAGCTGGAAGATGAGGCAGAACGTAAGATAATTGTGGAATCATCGCGTTATCAACGAGCTCGCAATCTGCTCCAGAATTTTGACTGA
- the LOC117572061 gene encoding thioredoxin, mitochondrial, translated as MQRQIVNLLSNATRQVRCQQRAFSVSSQRWEIFKVQSPEDFENKVKKSQTPVVVDFFATWCNPCKMLTPRIESIVGEQAGSIKLAKVDIDEHTDLALDYDVAAVPVLVIMQNGKEVQRMVGLQDEDKIRAWVATAVKNAK; from the exons atgcagcGGCAAATTGTAAATCTCCTAAGCAATGCAACGCGTCAAGTGCGTTGCCAACAGCGAGCCTTCTCTGTGTCGTCACAGCGTTGGGAAATATTCAAGGTGCAAAGTCCCGAGGACTTTGAAAACAAAGTGAAGAAGAGTCAGACGCCCGTGGTCGTCGATTTCTTTGCAAC TTGGTGCAACCCTTGCAAGATGTTGACGCCACGCATTGAGAGCATTGTGGGTGAACAGGCAGGTTCCATAAAGCTAGCCAAAGTCGATATTGATGAGCACACTGACTTGGCACTGGACTATGATGTAGCTGCTGTTCCCGTGCTGGTGATCATGCAGAATGGCAAGGAGGTGCAGCGCATGGTGGGACTACAGGATGAGGATAAGATTCGTGCCTGGGTCGCCACAGCGGTGAAGAATGCCAAGTAA
- the LOC117569932 gene encoding protein ecdysoneless encodes MSKLPGANLEFVREDDFVEYYIFPKLTQQKDSSEEELRQQLEQVRKDCMEIVEKKVKERSYIWHKDQFQLQLRTGSAEERLLNEEDNHEDEGEEEQEAALPPHLHGVTHYGDNIGDEWFIVYLLSELTAARADWIARVCDADGEFLLIEAADVLPDWASPETCEQRVYIMNGQLQLIQNSTNSSQQRRLSMATAVHRIHLNPTLYRCSQDIQNCIDARCREFQAAKQHAAIHRQIVQLPQNAAQLLKQRPALVASAVRAFCERDSLDTKALRSMRYFPPESPRIRTNVAFTRCLYAMLMHSQYTPERRLGWKLTDAVAQPEIYKEQLLGVKLASGLEILASQAKQSSEELEEQSPAWRAYLRSLQKKGYFRDNLEGSAEYVRLLNTAKQYFKGNQQRFRTAPLVGAEIVELLHTGEGNAAEQLRDEENNLLPSDADDWLNISAEELDAMLQQRYGPQKLYNPNGDVNAAEFTKQLSQFLDRQSNFEGIETKEEAAAAELDSDDDEPAEPASAASTSCSSSNSRVKKNPSMRKACQQRNSLIQSEEQDSTHVRNFLDFVIPEDNWDSNSEMSDYADEDDIERNFDALSSASGMGPDSYRLDRNIKAYMEQMDRELSQTTIGKSFQASGNANANVNSSQRSANEDDFDDIEDFEPININVNTLRNMMDSYKSQMGGAGPVSNLFTAMGVGMSAAAASEKKDEELSESAV; translated from the exons ATGAGTAAGCTTCCTGGAGCCAACTTGGAATTTGTGCGCGAAGATGATTTTGTggagtattatatatttcccAAGCTGACGCAGCAGAAAGATTCAAGCGAGGAGGAATTGCGTCAGCAGCTGGAACAGGTCAGGAAGGATTGCATGGAAATAGTGGAGAAGAAAGTGAAGGAGCGCTCTTATATTTGGCACAAGGACCAgtttcaactgcaactgcggaCGGGGAGCGCCGAGGAGCGTCTGCTCAACGAAGAGGACAACCACGAAGATGAGGGAGAGGAGGAACAGGAAG CTGCACTGCCGCCTCATTTGCATGGCGTTACCCATTATGGCGATAATATTGGCGACGAATGGTTTATTGTTTACCTGCTGAGTGAATTGACGGCCGCTCGAGCGGATTGGATAGCGCGTGTCTGCGATGCTGATGGCGAATTCCTACTCATTGAGGCCGCCGATGTGCTGCCCGACTGGGCAAGTCCCGAAACCTGCGAGCAGCGCGTCTACATCATGAATGGCCAACTGCAGCTCATCCAGAACTCGAcgaacagcagccaacaaagGCGGCTGTCCATGGCAACTGCTGTGCATCGCATTCATCTTAATCCCACGCTCTATCGCTGCTCCCAGGACATACAAAACTGCATCGATGCGCGCTGTCGTGAGTTTCAGGCGGCGAAACAACATGCAGCTATTCATCGACAGATTGTCCAGCTGCCACAGAATGCGGCACAGTTGCTGAAGCAGCGTCCTGCGCTTGTGGCCTCCGCTGTGCGTGCCTTTTGCGAACGCGATTCGTTAGACACGAAGGCACTGCGCAGCATGCGTTATTTCCCACCAGAGTCGCCAAGGATACGCACAAATGTCGCCTTCACCCGTTGTCTCTACGCCATGTTGATGCATAGTCAATATACCCCAGAACGTCGACTTGGCTGGAAGCTAACTGACGCTGTGGCCCAGCCCGAGATCTACAAGGAGCAACTGCTGGGCGTAAAGTTGGCCAGCGGCCTCGAAATCTTGGCCAGCCAGGCGAAACAGTCCAGCGAAGAGTTGGAGGAGCAGTCTCCCGCTTGGCGTGCGTATTTGCGCAGCTTGCAGAAAAAGGGTTACTTTCGTGACAATCTTGAGGGCAGTGCCGAGTATGTGCGTCTCTTGAACACTGCCAAGCAGTACTTCAAGGGCAACCAGCAACGTTTTCGCACTGCTCCGTTGGTGGGTGCTGAAATTGTCGAGCTGCTGCACACAGGCGAAGGCAATGCCGCTGAGCAGCTTCGCGATGAGGAGAATAATCTGTTGCCCAGCGATGCGGATGATTGGCTGAACATAAGTGCCGAGGAACTGGATGCCATGCTGCAGCAGCGTTATGGTCCACAGAAACTCTACAATCCCAATGGCGATGTGAATGCAGCTGAATTTACGAAGCAACTGTCGCAGTTTTTGGATAGACAGTCAAACTTTGAGGGCATCGAGACAAAAGAAGAAGCCGCCGCTGCGGAACTGGACTCGGATGACGATGAGCCGGCGGAGCCAGCAAGTGCAGCAAgcaccagctgcagcagcagtaacagcaggGTGAAGAAGAATCCCTCGATGCGCAAGGCATGTCAGCAACGCAACTCGCTCATTCAGTCCGAGGAACAGGATAGCACTCATGTGCGCAACTTCCTGGACTTTGTGATACCCGAGGACAACTGGGACTCGAATTCCGAGATGAGCGATTATGCGGATGAGGATGATATTGAACGCAACTTTGATGCTCTTTCTAGTGCCAGCGGCATGGGCCCGGATAGTTATCGTTTGGATCGTAATATCAAGGCCTACATGGAGCAAATGGATCGCGAATTATCGCAGACTACAATAGGCAAATCGTTCCAGGCCAGCGGTAATGCCAATGCCAACGTGAACAGCTCGCAGCGCAGCGCTAATGAAGATGATTTCGATGACATCGAGGACTTTGAGCCTATCAACATCAATGTGAACACGCTGCGCAACATGATGGACAGCTACAAGTCGCAAATGGGCGGCGCTGGTCCGGTGTCCAATCTATTTACCGCCATGGGGGTGGGGATGTCGGCAGCTGCAGCCAGCGAGAAAAAGGACGAGGAACTATCCGAGTCCGCTGTTTAG
- the LOC117572059 gene encoding uncharacterized protein C7orf50 homolog isoform X2, translating to MARTELEPKKQKRKSKKRKHEATQGSSDDEVANKSLIVDEQPEETQVEPEERVKSKASKRKQQKQDVTAIKEKRSKQSEETNEDVEGDEVEGPTAEQLEEAAKPENTNAIVTVRQKKKQKHLKRLEEQKDQNADKESKRNEEYLKKWKDNRKEWKFEKLRQISIQQTAFDEQKVSEELWPIALEYLASSKGAAKTMLTKLADDVIQELDKKCEQLEDEAERKIIVESSRYQRARNLLQNFD from the exons ATGGCACGTACTGAACTGGagcccaaaaaacaaaagcgtaAATCGAAGAAACGCAAGCATGAGGCAACGCAAGGCAGCAGCGACGACGAGgtggcaaacaaaagtttGATCGTGGACGAGCAACCAGAGGAAACTCAAGTGGAACCAGAGGAAAGAGTAAAGA GCAAGGCATCTAaacgaaagcaacaaaagcaagacGTTACAGCGATCAAAGAGAAACGCAGCAAGCAATCAGAAGAAACCAATGAAGATGTTGAAGGCGATGAGGTCGAGGGTCCGACTGCAGAGCAGCTAGAAGAGGCAGCGAAACCAGAGAACACTAATGCTATTGTAACGGTACGccaaaagaagaagcagaaacaTTTAAAGCGACTAGAAGAGCAAAAGGATCAAAATGCCGACAAGGAATCCAAGCGCAATGAGGAGTACTTAAAGAAATGGAAAGACAATCGAAAGGAATGGAAGTTCGAAAAACTGCGACAGATATCCATACAACAAACTGCCTTCGACGAACAAAAGGTATCTGAAGAGCTGTGGCCCATTGCTCTTGAGTATCTGGCGAGTTCCAAAGGTGCGGCGAAGACAATGCTAACGAAGTTGGCTGACGATGTTATCCAAGAGTTGGACAAAAAGTGTGAGCAGCTGGAAGATGAGGCAGAACGTAAGATAATTGTGGAATCATCGCGTTATCAACGAGCTCGCAATCTGCTCCAGAATTTTGACTGA
- the LOC117572058 gene encoding putative neutral sphingomyelinase: protein MLLLELKILTLNIWGIPLVSSDRAPRIDAICKELRSSDYDIVSLQEVWSQQDSEKLQQGTANVLPHAHYFHSGVMGAGLLVLSRYPILGTLFHAWSVNGYFHRIQHADWFGGKGVGLCRILFGDHIVHLYNAHLHAEYDNDNDEYKTHRVIQAFDTAQFIEATRGNSVLQILAGDLNTQPQDISYKVLLYTSKMKDSCASDTIRTNECGRNSYTSPRLLEKNPLGIRIDHIFVRGADHINAEIVEYTLPFPERVPGQKFSFSDHEAVLAKLRLSVLPANGASAVATATSAVDVEQVACKMNGEGMRELGGAGDAPLEDVCLSVAQPLPAARTAALNEALALCDASLLQLNTDRLLYYSAATVLFVLLVLLVEFAAPVGLRTIYLLLKFIVFGVILFCIFMASIWNYMERNGVLQGKKAMEVMLHHAQKYEYFY from the exons atgctgctgttggagCTAAAAATTCTAACGTTGAATAtatg GGGTATTCCATTGGTCTCCAGTGATCGAGCGCCACGCATCGACGCAATCTGTAAGGAGCTAAGGTCCAGCGACTATGACATTGTGTCGCTGCAAGAAGTCTGGTCCCAACAGGATAGCGAGAAGTTGCAACAAGGCACCGCCAATGTCCTGCCCCATGCCCATTACTTTCACAGTGGAGTGATGGGTGCCGGGTTGTTGGTGCTGTCCCGGTATCCCATACTGGGTACACTCTTCCACGCCTGGTCGGTTAACGGCTACTTCCATCGCATTCAGCATGCGGACTGGTTTGGTGGCAAAGGAGTTGGTCTATGTCGTATTTTGTTTGGCGATCACATCGTGCATCTGTACAATGCACATCTGCATGCCGAGtatgacaatgacaacgatGAGTACAAGACGCACCGTGTCATTCAGGCCTTCGACACCGCCCAGTTCATTGAGGCAACGCGCGGCAATTCGGTGCTGCAGATTCTCGCTGGAGATTTGAACACACAACCGCAGGATATCTCATACAAAGTGTTGCTGTACACGTCGAAGATGAAGGACAGCTGTGCCTCGGACACCATTCGCACCAATGAATGCGGTCGCAACTCTTATACGTCGCCGCGTTTGCTAGAGAAGAATCCACTGGGCATACGCATCGATCACATCTTTGTGCGTGGCGCTGATCACATCAATGCCGAGATTGTAGAGTACACACTGCCGTTCCCAGAGCGTGTGCCTGGCCAGAAGTTCAGTTTCTCCGACCATGAAGCGGTGCTCGCAAAGCTGCGTTTGAGTGTTCTGCCAGCAAATggtgcttctgctgttgctacaGCAACTTCTGCTGTGGATGTGGAGCAAGTCGCCTGCAAAATGAACGGCGAGGGAATGCGAGAATTGGGCGGCGCCGGTGATGCTCCCTTGGAGGATGTCTGCTTGTCGGTGGCCCAACCGTTGCCAGCTGCTCGCACCGCAGCTCTCAATGAAGCTCTGGCTCTCTGCGATGCCTCCTTGTTGCAGCTGAACACGGATCGTTTATTATATTACAGTGCAGCAACAGTATTGTTtgtgctgctggtgctgctcgTGGAATTTGCTGCTCCGGTAGGACTTCGGACCATTTATCTGCTGCTCAAGTTCATAGTGTTCGGCGTCAtactattttgtatatttatggCCTCCATTTGGAACTACATGGAACGCAATGGTGTGCTGCAGGGCAAAAAGGCGATGGAGGTGATGCTGCATCATGCTCAGAAGTAtgagtatttttattaa
- the LOC117572057 gene encoding nucleolar MIF4G domain-containing protein 1 homolog, translating to MVKLKKKAAKQKPLSRKEQRKLKHETKKNNKRIYHAAKTDGAQRVAEAAAEAAALAARGKNKNNKKKKPKKQQINPEDIPREELLAGEVDADDDESIASDFSDEEVDALLPAALKVKTFEPLGKKPAKHAGIQREDEMAARKRELRQQKELMQKSRKQRMKQLRIENEEEDKEIAKLEKKLKLNKSKDKNRMVRKMFNDGLDYLLDFVLDDDEEKRKWEEKQRRKKELKEQQEKEEAGMWSEEEDEMPEANSEMDEDDDDGEASENSDMEGDEDDDEDEEEAGSESGNEEQSNYKEDIYGRKRDADGNIVNDANESEPKATGQKYVPPHQRALLAASEGSSAQQAEKLARLQKQSKGLLNRLSEANLHKIASGIEELYMKNSRYNMNETLTKLLQEALLGRTKTNERMVQEHMVLLAYLHAHIGSEIGAHFLQTFVEQFDGFLKQLDELEVEDKRLNNLMLLLCYMYMFKIYELRLLLELIARLAANLCEKTVECLLLIFQTVGFRLRKDDPLAFKSMMQNVQTQIAAAPLELKENPRLRFMIDTLNAVKNNNMSKLPQYDPELAETLRKRLKGMLRNERYVVTLNITLEDLLRADKVGKWWIVGSAWTGNLAEMGTAQAADQEKQRQQQGSQRYSEKLLELAKKQHMNTAERRNIFCIIMSAADYVDAFEKILHLALKDQRTVAYVIIHCALNERRSNPYYAHLALKFCQYNRKFQLAFQFASWDRINDIESLSKTQIRNLASFLQQLILSSGLQLSVLKVVDFMQLHKLSFYFMREIMQRLLLSNEEDQVYQAFERIAKNSKLQQFKQSIRLFMQHFMLEKLDEHKVEEEKQLLRQRIEHLDKMLAYVDL from the exons ATGGTCAAGTTAAAGAAAaaggcagcaaaacaaaagcccCTGAGTCGCAAGGAGCAGCGCAAGCTCAAGCATGAGaccaagaagaacaacaaaagaatCTATCATGCGGCCAAAACCGATGGAGCGCAGCGTGTTGCTGAAGCTGCTGCCGAAGCAGCCGCTCTAGCAGCGcgaggcaaaaacaaaaacaacaaaaagaaaaagccaAAGAAGCAACAAATCAATCCGGAGGACATTCCTCGCGAGGAACTGTTGGCTGGAGAAGTGGatgccgatgatgatgagtcCATTGCCTCTGACTTTAGTGATGAGGAAGTTGACGCTTTACTGCCAGCTGCACTTAAAGTGAAAACATTTGAGCCTCTCGGCAAGAAGCCGGCAAAGCACGCTGGTATCCAGCGAGAGGATGAGATGGCGGCGCGGAAACGAGAATTGCGCCAGCAGAAGGAACTGATGCAGAAATCGCGTAAGCAGCGCATGAAGCAGCTGAGGATCGAGAACGAGGAGGAGGACAAGGAAATTGCTAAATTGGAGAAGAAACTAAAGTTAAACAAGAGCAAGGATAAGAATCGCATGGTGCGCAAAATGTTTAACGATGGCTTGGACTATTTGCTCGATTTTGTGCTAGACGATGACGAGGAAAAACGCAAGTGGGAGGAAAAGCAACGCCGCAAGAAGGAACTGAAAGAGCAACAGGAAAAGGAGGAAGCGGGCATGTGGAGTGAAGAGGAAGATGAGATGCCAGAGGCAAACAGCGAAATGgatgaagatgatgacgaTGGAGAGGCGTCGGAAAACAGTGACATGGAAGGGGATGAagacgatgatgaggatgaagaGGAAGCTGGCTCTGAAAGTGGTAACGAGGAGCAATCAAATT ACAAGGAAGACATTTATGGACGCAAACGTGACGCTGATGGCAACATAGTAAACGATGCCAACGAATCCGAGCCCAAGGCAACGGGCCAGAAGTATGTACCACCTCATCAGCGTGCACTGCTGGCGGCTAGCGAAGGATCAAGTGCACAGCAGGCAGAGAAATTAGCGCGTCTCCAAAAGCAGAGCAAAGGTTTGCTCAATCGTCTGTCCGAGGCGAATCTGCACAAGATTGCAAGCGGCATCGAGGAGCTGTACATGAAGAACTCACGCTACAACATGAACGAAACGCTGACCAAACTGCTGCAAGAAGCGCTGCTGGGCAGAACGAAGACCAACGAGCGCATGGTGCAGGAACATATGGTGTTGTTAGCCTATTTGCATGCGCACATTGGCAGTGAGATTGGCGCACACTTTCTGCAGACGTTTGTGGAACAATTCGATGGATTTCTGAAGCAACTGGATGAGCTGGAGGTGGAGGACAAGCGATTGAACAACCTCATGCTATTGCTTTGCTACATGTACATGTTTAAGATCTATGAACTGCGACTGTTGCTCGAGCTAATTGCTCGCCTGGCAGCCAATCTATGCGAGAAGACGGTCGAGTGTCTGCTGCTGATCTTCCAAACTGTTGGCTTTCGACTGCGCAAAGATGATCCCTTGGCCTTCAAGAGCATGATGCAGAATGTGCAAACGCAAATCGCTGCAGCACCGCTGGAACTAAAAGAGAATCCTCGACTGCGCTTTATGATCGACACACTGAATGCtgtgaaaaacaacaatatgaGCAAGTTGCCTCAATACGATCCCGAGTTGGCAGAGACATTGCGGAAGCGCCTGAAAGGCATGCTGCGCAATGAACGTTATGTGGTCACGCTGAACATCACATTGGAGGACTTGTTGCGTGCCGACAAGGTGGGCAAATGGTGGATTGTTGGCTCGGCCTGGACAGGCAACCTCGCCGAGATGGGAACTGCCCAGGCGGCAGACCAAGagaagcagcgacagcaacaaggCAGTCAACGCTACTCGGAGAAACTCTTAGAGCTAGCCAAGAAACAACACATGAATACGGCGGAACGACGCAACATTTTCTGCATCATCATGAGTGCCGCTGACTATGTGGATGCCTTTGAAAAGATTCTGCATCTGGCGCTGAAAGATCAACGCACCGTTGCGTATGTGATTATACATTGTGCGCTCAACGAGCGTCGCTCTAATCCGTACTATGCCCATCTGGCACTCAAATTCTGTCAGTACAATCGCAAGTTCCAGTTGGCGTTTCAGTTTGCCAGCTGGGATCGCATCAACGACATCGAGTCGCTGTCCAAGACACAGATACGCAATCTGGCCAGCTTTCTGCAGCAGCTCATCCTCTCCTCCGGACTGCAGTTGTCCGTGTTAAAGGTTGTGGACTTTATGCAGCTGCACAAACTAAGTTTCTATTTTATGCGCGAGATTATGCAGCGGCTGTTACTGTCCAATGAGGAGGATCAAGTGTATCAGGCCTTTGAGCGCATTGCCAAGAACTCAAAGTTACAGCAGTTCAAGCAGAGCATTCGATTGTTTATGCAGCACTTCATGCTGGAAAAGCTAGACGAGCACAAAGTTGAGGAGGAGAAACAATTGCTGCGGCAACGTATTGAACATTTGGACAAGATGTTGGCTTATGTggatttgtaa